The proteins below are encoded in one region of Chaetodon trifascialis isolate fChaTrf1 chromosome 11, fChaTrf1.hap1, whole genome shotgun sequence:
- the ubxn7 gene encoding UBX domain-containing protein 7, translating into MRHIYVVVCGGKMAALGDTSAPGVNGLIQQFTAITGATESVGKHMLEACNNNLEMAVTMFLDGGGIAEEPSTSSSSAASSSRAPPSDEVRAPIPQKQDILVEPEPLFGVPKRRRPARSIFDGFRDFQTETIRQEQELRNGGTVDKKLSTLADLFRPPIELMHKGSFETAKDCGQLENKWLMINIQNVQDFACQCLNRDVWSNDAVKTIIREHFIFWQVYHDSEEGQRYIQFYKLNKFPYISILDPRTGQKMVEWNQLDVASFLEQATGFLAEHGQLDGPSCHAPPAKRARSESLIDASEDSQLEAAIRASLQETHYESSNAPEAPDSPRSDDESDAEPFSDSEGPISVDGSDSEMPVPHEEKSSSSKHTPLPPATAPQQRLHPDSSTFSQRKSPYKENNHSHKKEESKKNHLEPSAAGPRHPQPEADSGGNHCTPATESAGPSKTSTTQACDVDCPDDNGPKARLMLRYPDGQREQISLSSKAKLLALVRHVQSKGYPNERFELVTNFPRRKLAHLDYDITLQEAGLCPQETVFVQERN; encoded by the exons ATGCGCCacatttatgttgttgtttgtggcGGTAAGATGGCGGCGCTCGGAGACACCTCAGCTCCGGGGGTGAATGGGTTAATACAACAATTCACAGCAATAACAG GAGCCACAGAGAGTGTAGGAAAGCACATGTTGGAAGCATGCAACAACAACCTGGAGATGGCAGTGACCATGTTTCTGGACGGAGGTGGGATTGCGGAGGAGCCCAGCACCAGCTCCAGTTCAGCAGCTTCAAGCAGCAGAGCTCCCCCTTCAGA TGAAGTACGAGCACCCATTCCTCAGAAGCAGGACATATTGGTGGAACCAGAACCGTTGTTTGGAG TGCCAAAGCGAAGAAGACCTGCTCGATCCATATTTGATGGTTTCCGAGACTTCCAAACAGAAACGA TTCGCCAGGAACAGGAGCTGCGTAACGGTGGAACAGTGGATAAGAAACTGAGCACCCTGGCAGACCTTTTCCGTCCTCCCATTGAGCTCATGCACAAAGGCAGCTTTGAGACG GCAAAAGACTGTGGACAACTGGAGAACAAGTGGCTAATGATCAACATTCAGAACGTTCAGGACTTTGCCTGCCAGTGCCTGAACAGGGATGTTTGGAGTAATGACGCGGTGAAGACCATCATCAGAGAACACTTCATTTTCTGGCAG GTATATCATGATAGTGAAGAGGGACAAAGATACATCCAGTTCTATAAGCTCAACAAGTTCCCCTATATTTCCATCCTCGATCCCCGCACAG GTCAGAAGATGGTGGAGTGGAACCAGCTGGATGTGGCATCGTTCCTGGAGCAGGCGACTGGCTTCCTGGCAGAGCACGGGCAGCTCGATGGGCCGTCCTGCCACGCACCCCCTGCCAAACGAGCTCGTTCT GAGAGTCTGATTGATGCCAGTGAAGACAGTCAGCTGGAGGCAGCGATCCGAGCCTCCCTACAGGAGACCCACTACGAGTCCTCAAATGCCCCTGAAGCCCCAGATTCCCCCCGATCGGACGACGAATCAGATGCGGAGCCTTTCTCTGACAGCGAGGGTCCCATCTCTGTTGATGGCTCAGACAGCGAAATGCCAGTACCCCACGAAGAGAAGAGttccagcagcaaacacaccCCGCTCCCTCCGGCTACCGCGCCCCAGCAGCGCCTGCATCCCGACAGTTCCACTTTTTCCCAAAGAAAGTCTCCgtacaaagaaaacaaccacagtCACAAGAAAGAAGAGAGCAAAAAGAACCACCTGGAGCCCTCAGCTGCTGGTCCCCGTCATCCTCAGCCCGAAGCAGATTCTGGAGGGAACCACTGTACCCCAGCGACCGAAAGCGCTGGACCTTCCAAGACCAGCACCACCCAAGCCTGCGATGTGGACTGTCCTGACGACAATG GTCCCAAAGCCAGGCTGATGCTTCGTTAcccagatggacagagagagcaaaTTTCCTTGTCTTCTAAAGCAAAACTTTTG GCCCTGGTAAGACACGTCCAATCCAAGGGTTACCCTAATGAACGCTTCGAACTCGTCACCAACTTTCCCAGAAGGAAGCTCGCGCACTTGGACTATGACATCACGCTGCAGGAGGCGGGACTTTGTCCACAGGAGACTGTATTTGTGCAGGAGAGGAACTAG